Proteins from one Portunus trituberculatus isolate SZX2019 chromosome 38, ASM1759143v1, whole genome shotgun sequence genomic window:
- the LOC123515148 gene encoding eukaryotic translation initiation factor 5A-1-like isoform X1, whose amino-acid sequence MSDLPTTTTMSEELQTDFEGGDAGASKVYPAQCSSLRKNGHVVIKGRPCKIVEMSTSKTGKHGHAKVHLVGIDLFSGKKYEDICPSTHNMDVPVVKRADYQLIDISDDSFLSLMMESGDLRDDIKVPEGDIGTEIKTKFENGEDLLLTVLSAMGHEMVVATKPNMK is encoded by the exons ATGTCAG acctgcccaccaccaccaccatgtcggAGGAGCTGCAAACAGATTTCGAGGGTGGTGATGCAGGTGCATCCAAGGTGTATCCAGCTCAATGCTCCTCCCTTCGTAAAAATGGTCATGTTGTGATCAAG GGCCGTCCCTGCAAAATTGTGGAGATGTCCACCTCCAAGACTGGCAAACACGGCCATGCCAAAGTTCACCTTGTTGGTATTGACCTGTTCAGCGGTAAGAAATATGAAGACATATGTCCCTCCACCCACAATATGGACGTGCCTGTGGTGAAGCGTGCCGACTATCAG CTGATTGACATTTCGGATGATAGTTTCTTGTCCCTCATGATGGAGTCGGGTGATCTGCGTGATGACATTAAAGTTCCAGAAGGTGATATTGGCACAGAAATCAAGACCAAGTTTGAGAATGGGGAAGACCTTTTG CTGACAGTTCTATCTGCTATGGGCCACGAAATGGTAGTTGCCACAAAgccaaatatgaaataa
- the LOC123515148 gene encoding eukaryotic translation initiation factor 5A-like isoform X2 — MSEELQTDFEGGDAGASKVYPAQCSSLRKNGHVVIKGRPCKIVEMSTSKTGKHGHAKVHLVGIDLFSGKKYEDICPSTHNMDVPVVKRADYQLIDISDDSFLSLMMESGDLRDDIKVPEGDIGTEIKTKFENGEDLLLTVLSAMGHEMVVATKPNMK; from the exons atgtcggAGGAGCTGCAAACAGATTTCGAGGGTGGTGATGCAGGTGCATCCAAGGTGTATCCAGCTCAATGCTCCTCCCTTCGTAAAAATGGTCATGTTGTGATCAAG GGCCGTCCCTGCAAAATTGTGGAGATGTCCACCTCCAAGACTGGCAAACACGGCCATGCCAAAGTTCACCTTGTTGGTATTGACCTGTTCAGCGGTAAGAAATATGAAGACATATGTCCCTCCACCCACAATATGGACGTGCCTGTGGTGAAGCGTGCCGACTATCAG CTGATTGACATTTCGGATGATAGTTTCTTGTCCCTCATGATGGAGTCGGGTGATCTGCGTGATGACATTAAAGTTCCAGAAGGTGATATTGGCACAGAAATCAAGACCAAGTTTGAGAATGGGGAAGACCTTTTG CTGACAGTTCTATCTGCTATGGGCCACGAAATGGTAGTTGCCACAAAgccaaatatgaaataa
- the LOC123515147 gene encoding palmitoyltransferase ZDHHC3-like, with translation MYESLGPRGGGEMDPHNKCMGGRVWCVSDICGIICAVMTWLLVTYAEFVVVTVVVGTANYPIYTTLNLLLFNMFAVLALSSHTRAMFTDPGAVPKGNATRENIQRMGLREGQVIFKCPKCCSIKPERAHHCSVCQRCIRKMDHHCPWVNNCVGENNQKFFVLFTFYIALLSLHGLFLGIYQFIICVKSEWRECSSFSPPATVVLLLFLIFESLLFAIFTAVMFFTQVNAIWNDETGIEQLKKEQASWEKKSRWRSIQAVFGRFSLTWFSPFTSPPLPTKTHSYMYAV, from the exons ATGTACGAGTCCTTAGGGCCCCGAGGTGGAGGTGAGATGGACCCCCACAACAAGTGCATGGGTGGCCGTGTTTGGTGTGTGTCGGACATCTGCGGCATCATCTGTGCCGTGATGACGTGGCTGCTGGTGACGTATGCTgagtttgtggtggtgacggtggtagtggGCACAGCTAACTACCCCATCTACACAACACTGAACCTGCTACTGTTCAACATGTTTGCGGTGCTTGCTCTCTCCTCACACACCCGCGCCATGTTTACTGACCCT GGTGCTGTACCCAAGGGCAATGCTACACGGGAAAACATCCAGCGCATGGGTCTCAGGGAGGGCCAGGTTATATTTAAGTGCCCTAAGTGCTGCAGCATCAAACCAGAACGTGCCCACCACTGCTCTGTGTGCCAGCGTTGTATTCGCAAGATGGACCACCACTGCCCATGGGTTAACAACTGTGTTGGGGAGAACAATCAGAAATTCTTTGTACTTTTTACA TTCTATATTGCCCTGCTGAGCCTCCACGGTCTGTTCCTGGGTATCTACCAATTTATTATCTGCGTCAAAAGTGAATGGCGGGAgtgttcatccttctctccaccaGCCACAGTtgtccttctgctcttcctcatcttcgaAAGTCTACTGTTTGCCATCTTCACTGCAGTTATGTTCTTCACTCAAGTGAATGCTATTTGGAATGATGAGACG GGTATTGAGCAACTGAAGAAGGAGCAGGCAAGTTGGGAAAAGAAATCGAGGTGGCGAAGCATTCAAGCTGTGTTTGGTCGCTTCTCCCTCACCTGGTTTAGCCcattcacctcaccaccactacccacaaAAACTCATTCATACATGTATGCTGTATAG